Sequence from the Notamacropus eugenii isolate mMacEug1 chromosome 6, mMacEug1.pri_v2, whole genome shotgun sequence genome:
GGGCAGGTACAATGGATGATGTCCAGCCAATCTAAGTCTACGTAAGTAAATCTAAGTAAATCTGATGTCCAGTCAATCCCATAAGTCTAACACAAGGAATTGTGATGCCCAAAAGCTGAGCAGTTGTTAATGGGCCACACCAAGAcacagaagggaagagaaaactgaaaaattatatttcttgggCAGACAAAAAGATTGGGTCTCTTGTGATTTTGTGAGCCATGTTAGCATTAGGTCCTAAAAGGGCTGAAAGAGCTGAACAACTCAGTAATATATATTAGGTGGTAAACGTATGCTGCCTCAAATGCTATAATTCTTTCAAATAGTGATTTACCCTGAGTGTGGCAAGGGAGAAGATGTGACATGAGCATTGAGAAGGAAATAAAGTCAAATTCTAAGTTATTTGGagaaaatttttaagtaaaaaaaccTAGAAACATTCATAAGTTTTTGAGATACCATAGAAGTTCTTATTTTGGGAACTTCTATATGTTTATGATTTTAATGAAATGAGAGTTAACTAAGTAAAAGATTATGAACTGGTTTCTAGATTCAGGATAACTTTATGGATTAATTTTAAACCTAAAGAACAAAGAGGTTCACTGCTCACCACCTAAACCTGGGAAACTTAAATAAAGTAGAAAGTTTTCATTGGCAATACCACCTTACCACACAGTATTCCCTTTCATGTAGTCTACACTCTGGAAAACTGAATTGTTCACCATTCTCCATATTCCTGGCACCTTATTCCATATCTGTGCCTTTGTTTTCATAATCTACTAACTTGGAATAGATTCATAGGGTCACAGAAGTAGAGCTAAGAGGAACTTCAGAGACTGTCCAGCCcagtcttcttattttacagagaagtgagaataaagagattaagtgacctgtccaagtgCCTCTGTTAGAGTCTGAGGAGGAGTTAGAACCCAGGCTTTCTGAAACCAGAGTCGGTGCGCTTTTCTCTGTACCATCCACTCTCTCAAAAGAAGAgaactcctctcctctccccttttgcTTTTCTACAACTCAGTCTCTAACTGATGAAATCCTAACTATTGTTCAGGGAACCAGGTTGGGTGATTCCTCTTTTACAAAACCTTCTCCATCCCCCCAGCAAAACCAAGCAAAACTTCAAGTCCTAGCCATAGGATGTTGTTTTCACTTCTCTTGTGAACTTAGATTTTAATGTTAATATAATTAGctatgtatgtatcttgtttcCCCCACTAGATTGCAGACTTCAATCAAATGGGCTAACAtctataaagtttgcaaagcactctttaaatgctgctgctgctggcagggACCTCATCTAATGGATCTTGATATCCCCCAAGGAGCCAAATTCCCTGACTTGCACATTATAAGAATTATGTGTGTTTGCATTATCCAGCTAATTATATTCAATTGATTTCTTGCAGCCATGGGCATAGCTCTAACAATGAACCTGGAACTAAATGCAAAAACTTCTTTATGAACTATAGCCAGAGTTATCCTTTCTACCTGGAGCACTTTCCcatcacattatctttcattctgGTTAACATCTAAAGTGTATTGTCTTCCTAAAatgacagcagcaacagcagcataCCTGTTGCTTACCAAGGACTAACCATGATGTGTGTAAGAGATGTAACAGTTTTTTAACATAAAGGTGAAACTCCTGAGTCTGTCAGTGGATGGAACTTGCCTAagttttcctctttgtttctaATTCCTGTTCCTAGCCCCTTTCACATGCCAGTGTAGAAGAAGAGAATACTCgtcatgttcttctggttttgacTGACATTTTTCCCCCTGGTGGTGaaatgtttttttggttttttttcttaaaataaatctgTCAGGACCACTTTCTACATTTAAGCTTTTGTTTTCCAAACTGAAAGTGTCAGGATTTCCAAGACTAATTTCAGGCTGTTCTGAACCCTAAGAATACTTCATGGTACAAAAGGCACACCAGATTTTGTAGTTTACAAATTCCCTCTGAACAGCCACTACTTTGCAGCTAGTTTGGGGAACAGAAAGCATTTCAGCAGCTAGCCTTGCCACAAAGCACTAGGGGTTCTTAAGTAAGGGCTGCAGAATTCTTTCTAAGAGGGACAAAAGAGAGACTTCCTGTCATTCCCTTTACTTTCTGCATGTGGGACCAATATGGGCAATGCAAAGTTTAAACAGTTGcaaatgagaagggaagagggcagTATCATGCTTGTTTTACATATTTCTCCATTTCTAGGTTGAATTTAAAGGAAAGTCTTAGCATTTTGCTTTCAGAAAGCTAGTAGACCCCAGTGAAGTGGTTGTTTACTAGGATGCTCCATTTCAACACTATTTGCTTATGGAAAATAAAGGGGAGTgacaggaaaagggagagggggtgcaggagggggttgggggaagagggaggcacTGACCACAGTGCAGCACCAGTAACCTTGTCTTATATGATCATTAACCTTGCTGGAAGGCGCTGCTGGCAACTCACTCTGAGGTTTGTCATTAGAATTGTGCGCTGAGCCACACAGATACTGTAGGAGTATTGAAAGGATTGTTTGGTTTTCTGGGAGTGCTCTGGCTATCTTTCTGTGTGGCAGCAAAATGAAATTTCAGCTGCTCTTTTTTCTATTGCTTTTTTTCACGACTGGTATACTTCTTATCAATGGACAAAGACCAGGTAGGACTTTTACATTAACATGTTTGAATTGCATCATAGTGATATGTCTACATACagatatgcatatgcatatatagtatgtgtgtggTGGTATGTGTGTAATATACACCTTTGTCTTCTGGAGATAGTTGATAGTTACTGGAGGAAATGTTTATGAATGCCAAAGCATGCTCTGCTCTCTGGTTAATTATTCTGATAGACCGTTAAAGTGATAGCTGAAGACAAATATAAAGATAAATGGAATACATTTAAGTTTTGCATCAATGAATTCAAAACATTGAACTCCGAGctgctgcaatttttttttttgcagtcctCACCATCTGGAAAATTGGTGTGCTCATTAAAGTACTAAATAAAATCTTGTATGTATAGCTAAATGGTAGAATACTAAACAGTTCATTTAGGCACCTTTGCTGAAGACTGGAATTTACTAAGCTTAACTGGGCTTTTTATGCCTTAATAGAATCACTGTGTAGCAGAAAGCAATTGAACTTTCTTAAGGGCAGTAACTATTCTATTTCTAGCAATAAAATTGAGGTGATTCTCTTGAAATAAgctaagagagacagagagagagagagagagagagagagagaaagcaagcaATGTTCTAGTAGTGTTTTTATGAATGTAAAACAAAAACGTCCTGGGAATGACAGACATACATATTTTGGAGCattctatttctttgctttaaatattttcttaagcAATTATCTCAATTATGGTATTGGATTAACAGGGTTTTTAATAAAATTGGTATATTATAAAGCCAGGAACCATTctaattccacaaacatttgctTAGTATGGAACATACTTCAGAcacagtgtcaggcactggggatacaaagacaaaacaaacacatcaggagcttatattcaaaagaaaatcaaaagaacatgCTAATATTCTTTTACATCCATGGTTGCAAAAAACTGCCACCATCATAGTAAGAAGATGAGTTATTTTTCTGAGCTATGGAGCTAAAACTAGCAAGTTCAAATAATAAGATCATGTGTTAAGTTACCTGTCAGGGGACATTCTAAAAGTGGGTAACTGACATAAGAAACTGAAAAGCCCAAGTGTAAGAAAATTGGTATGTAAGAGTACATATCACTAGTCTAGTTAGAATAGAGAAGAGGTTATCCAGAGAACAAGCATAGGGTTAATCACATGTTCATGTCTGGCTCCAGTTGAGActatcttttttgttattgttgaccAGAAGCTCACTCACTCAGAAAATAAATCTCAACCAGTATCCATGTGGTATGCCTTCTGACATTCACAAGAAAAATGTACTTTTCCAAATGAGTCCTATTCCATTGTTTATAACTTTCAGGTCTTCAATACACCAAAGACTGTGGAATAAAGTTTACTTTGGCCACGGTTCTTGTAAAATATTAGTGATTAATTCACTGGACAGAAACTTAAAGGCAAGTTCTGTTTAAGGAAGCAGCCCTTTAAGAATAAAGAAGATGACAAACCTGGCTATACTGAGCTTGAAAATGCTCCCCTTGTTTCATTCTGTTTATCTTATTAGCATTTGAGTAATACATGTCAATTATGCATCCTGTTGCCCCTTGTCATGTGAACTATCGCCCAGCAGACCACAAATGACTACTAGGCAGCCCGGTTCCAAAAGATTTCTTTGCATGATCCAGCAACGTAACATAACGATTTTTCTCAGGGGGaagtgaaaaatgtattttttttactttttctatcTGCAGGTAACCTGGCATTGCGGAGAAAACTGCATAGACACAGTTGTCTCCAGAGGAGATGCATGCCCCTCCATTCCCGGGTGCCCTTCCCATGAGGTATTTCTGATAGCAAAAATAGCTTTCTTAGAATTTCAGCAGTGTTTATTCATATCTGGGTTGGAGCTGACAATAAAATCAGGCGCCAGGAGAATGCCATTATGGATGTGCCTCTAAACGTGTTTTGAAATGCTGTGTGGGTAGCTGAGCATGTTCCCCAGAATAAGCACATTCCAAGTTAGACTtacatggtattttttttaaagcacttggaGATGCCTTTTCTTTACCAAACCATAACCATAATTTGCTTGGTCTTCATTCTTGGTCATTCCTTTTTGCCTGCAGACAGGATTTGAAAAGAGAACAAAACCTACTTGTTAATCTAAACTCCAAGGCAGTATTCCTAGCCTCTCCAGTGTGGCTGGTGCTGATTACTAGGCTTTCTAGGGGAAACGGGGAGGGAGGCGGGAAATGGGAAATGGGGGAGTACTTACTGCGGCCCTAATTTGCCTTTTGCAGCTTCAGATCCTAAATTAGCTTTCCCTTAATTTCCCACCCACCAAAATGCTAATCTTTTCACTCAGGAAACTGCCTTCCCAATCACCAGGAATACAGTTTGAATCTATTAACTTTTAAAAGGTGCTAAAGTAGAAATACTTCGGATAAAAATATTCCCATTGGTTTCAACTGCCATGATTTTAAAGTCTACATTCCTTTtcaagaagactttttttttaagccttcCAAAATGGCTCAGGAGCTCAGCCTCTCAGTTGAGCAGTGTGCATATGCAAACACTAATTAACTAGTCCAGTTAGCCTGCATGTAGCATTTATGGCTTCCATTGCAATGCCCATTGTTTGTTAGATGTTTTTCCTATCAGGTTAAAGCCCTGTGGTGAGAAATCAGAAGAAGGAACTTAAAAGGTATAGTGATAGATAACTGTAGACAAGGATAAAACCCAGAAAGAAGTCTGTTTTTTCTTGCTATAGCCAGTTTTTGAGAAATAGTGACTACAGCTTACATTAAGATGTTTTGCATTAAAAACCACAACAAGAGTGTGTATCTGGAGAAATAATTGCCAAATGTGTCCGGAGGAGCCTTTGCTTTAGATTTTCCAAGCATTTTGCTGTAAATAACAATGAGCATTGCTTGTATCAGACAATGACAGAAGATTCCTGCATATTAgtaaaaggagagggagacaaCCTTGAATAATGAAACACAAAGCATCCCTTATCCACGGTCATCATAGCTTTCCTCACTAACTGCTGGCTATAAAAAACCAGCCAAGGTTGCCAGTAAACAAGTGGCTAGTTGGAATAGGAAAGtctaaaaagttaaagaaaactgCCTGCAAGAACATTTGCAAAAAGAATGtcagagactatttttttcttctctttgtatcacTATCACTTCACAGGTGCCTGACACCTAGTAAGAGCTCAGTTAATGCCTTTGGAATCTAAgtgaactgaattaaaatttaCTTTAATTTGCAATAATCTTTAACTTTGGACTATTGACAACCAAAAATTCATTCAATTCTAGcttaaattctctcattttttcagTGTCTAGGTCAAGAAAACACTCTTGCTAGGAGCTTTGCATCTagtggtttggggtttttttaagtatCAAGAAGCTTATTTGTATGACTAAAGGTATGCATACATAGTGTTAATGTATTTCTCAAGATTACTCTGTGTCATTGCTTCTAACAAATATTATATTCAAATTAAGGTAGAAATAGGGACTAGAACTGTGATTTCTCTCAAGTGAAGAAGAAGCTCCATTTACCAAtgaagtcagcaccttctctaaaTTTGTAATTTTGAAGAGTtgcaacttgcccagagttacacatctAGAGCAGaggttggggagagaagggggttgggaggggaggaactggggaggaagG
This genomic interval carries:
- the APELA gene encoding apelin receptor early endogenous ligand, which translates into the protein MKFQLLFFLLLFFTTGILLINGQRPGNLALRRKLHRHSCLQRRCMPLHSRVPFP